From one Candidatus Hydrogenedentota bacterium genomic stretch:
- the hemG gene encoding protoporphyrinogen oxidase — protein sequence MTEPLKTLIIGGGISGLCAAFYAMKRNGADKTLLLEAGDSLGGTASTESTDGFTFEKGPNGFLDKEPKTLQWVTDLGLDSELIRANTLAAKRFIFRNGALHELQPPPAFLFSKVLSLQGRLRLMGEPFIPQRVSEEEESIWDFAARRIGAEAADTLVAPMVSGIYGGDARKLDLASCFPKMAAMEAEHGGLCRAMLAKKKAKGSGGGTAMGPGGTLTSFKGGMATLVNRAAEQLGDRARLSIPVSLIQKHECGYEVHCANGERFLTESVIVAAPAHAAAGMVSDFDAPLADALAAIPYASMSVICTVYERAAVGHNLNGFGFLIPRTQGKRILGCIWTSTLFPGRAPEGKILLRTMIGGASDPDAVKLDDGAMLDVIRQELFPILDIKSDPVLHRIFRWERAIPQYTFGHQSRVRAIETAEERHRGLRFAGNAYRGVGINDCVVSALKAVGE from the coding sequence ATGACCGAGCCCCTCAAGACCCTCATCATCGGCGGCGGTATCAGCGGCCTCTGTGCCGCCTTCTATGCCATGAAGCGCAATGGCGCGGACAAGACGCTCCTACTCGAAGCGGGGGACAGCCTCGGCGGCACCGCCTCTACCGAATCCACCGATGGCTTTACCTTTGAGAAAGGCCCGAATGGCTTTCTCGACAAGGAGCCTAAGACACTCCAGTGGGTTACCGACCTCGGGCTCGACAGCGAGCTCATCCGGGCCAATACCCTCGCCGCGAAGCGCTTCATCTTTCGCAATGGCGCGTTGCACGAGCTCCAGCCACCGCCGGCATTCCTATTCTCCAAGGTGCTGTCTCTGCAGGGACGTCTGCGTCTCATGGGCGAGCCCTTCATTCCCCAGCGTGTTTCCGAGGAAGAGGAATCCATTTGGGATTTCGCCGCGCGCCGTATCGGGGCCGAGGCTGCCGATACCCTCGTTGCGCCCATGGTCAGCGGCATCTACGGCGGCGATGCCCGCAAGCTCGACCTCGCCTCGTGCTTTCCGAAAATGGCGGCAATGGAAGCGGAGCACGGCGGCTTGTGCCGCGCCATGCTGGCGAAAAAGAAGGCCAAGGGTTCGGGGGGCGGCACCGCCATGGGGCCCGGCGGCACCCTCACGAGTTTCAAGGGCGGCATGGCCACGCTGGTGAACCGTGCGGCGGAGCAACTCGGCGACCGCGCGCGCCTCTCGATACCGGTCTCGCTTATTCAGAAGCACGAATGTGGTTACGAAGTGCATTGCGCCAACGGTGAGCGCTTCCTGACGGAGTCCGTCATTGTGGCCGCCCCGGCGCACGCCGCCGCGGGGATGGTGAGCGATTTCGACGCGCCCCTGGCCGATGCCCTGGCCGCGATCCCCTATGCCAGCATGAGCGTAATCTGTACGGTTTACGAGCGCGCCGCCGTGGGCCACAACCTCAACGGGTTCGGTTTTCTGATCCCCCGCACCCAGGGCAAGCGCATCCTGGGCTGTATCTGGACCTCCACACTCTTTCCGGGCCGCGCGCCCGAAGGCAAGATCCTGCTGCGCACCATGATCGGCGGCGCGAGCGACCCCGATGCCGTTAAGCTGGACGACGGCGCCATGCTCGATGTGATCCGGCAGGAACTCTTTCCCATTCTCGACATCAAGTCGGACCCCGTCCTCCATCGCATCTTTCGCTGGGAAAGAGCGATACCCCAATACACCTTCGGCCATCAGTCCCGCGTGCGCGCCATCGAGACCGCCGAAGAGCGTCACCGCGGCCTGCGCTTCGCGGGCAACGCCTATCGCGGCGTGGGAATCAACGATTGCGTCGTCTCGGCGCTGAAGGCGGTGGGGGAGTAG
- a CDS encoding 4-phosphoerythronate dehydrogenase, with the protein MKIIVDENIPYGREAFSTLGEVVTRPGRAISPDDVRGAELLLVRSITKVNAGLLEGSAVRFVATATIGEDHIDKAWLAAQGIGFSSAPGCNANSVGEYIVAALLHLAAKHDLTLAGMSLGVVGVGNVGSNVARKAVALGMTVVLNDPPLAETTGDTKYRPLEEILACDFITTHVPLTKEGPHRTVYLVDGEFLSRMKPESFFLNTARGPVCDNGALLECLRRGHLRGAILDVWEGEPEVRLDVLDAVDIATPHIAGYSFDGKVNGTRQIYEAACKHLGVPADWSVDALLPEPEHPALHLEGAPGDLKRAVDTVYPLLEDDARMRVIKQQPSEGRAAYFDMLRKTYPRRREFQNTVVTLAKSDAELISQLQGIGFRVE; encoded by the coding sequence ATGAAGATCATCGTTGACGAAAACATTCCCTACGGCCGCGAGGCTTTCTCCACCCTCGGCGAAGTCGTCACGCGCCCCGGTCGTGCGATTTCGCCCGACGACGTACGGGGTGCCGAACTCTTGCTGGTACGCTCCATCACCAAGGTAAACGCCGGGCTGCTGGAGGGCTCGGCGGTGCGATTTGTGGCTACGGCAACTATCGGCGAGGACCATATCGATAAAGCATGGCTCGCCGCGCAGGGCATTGGCTTCTCCAGCGCCCCCGGCTGCAACGCCAACAGCGTGGGCGAGTACATTGTGGCCGCGCTGTTGCACCTGGCGGCAAAGCACGACCTCACCCTGGCGGGCATGTCCCTCGGCGTGGTGGGTGTGGGCAATGTGGGCTCAAATGTGGCCCGCAAGGCCGTCGCGCTCGGCATGACCGTAGTGCTGAACGATCCGCCCCTGGCCGAAACGACGGGAGATACGAAGTATCGTCCGCTGGAAGAGATCCTCGCCTGCGACTTCATTACGACGCACGTGCCCCTGACCAAAGAGGGCCCGCACCGCACGGTGTATCTGGTGGACGGGGAATTTCTTTCGCGGATGAAGCCCGAAAGTTTCTTCTTGAACACGGCGCGGGGGCCGGTCTGCGACAATGGCGCGCTGCTGGAATGCTTACGGCGCGGTCACCTGCGCGGGGCGATTCTGGACGTATGGGAAGGCGAGCCGGAAGTCCGTCTCGATGTGCTGGATGCCGTGGACATCGCCACGCCCCACATCGCGGGCTATTCTTTTGACGGCAAGGTTAACGGGACCCGCCAGATCTATGAAGCGGCTTGCAAACACCTGGGCGTTCCAGCGGACTGGTCGGTGGATGCCCTGCTGCCCGAACCGGAGCATCCCGCGTTGCACCTCGAAGGTGCGCCCGGTGATTTGAAGCGCGCGGTCGATACGGTCTATCCGCTATTGGAAGACGACGCGCGAATGCGCGTAATCAAACAGCAACCGTCGGAAGGTCGGGCAGCTTATTTCGACATGTTGCGAAAAACCTATCCCCGGCGGCGAGAATTTCAGAATACGGTTGTGACATTGGCAAAGTCGGATGCGGAGCTGATTTCACAGTTACAGGGAATTGGATTTCGCGTAGAATAG
- a CDS encoding YcxB family protein, whose translation MPDITARFTLTGEDYESYLRYYYAHTKKGRRQMRRMYFVGLILYVWFMIMEYDHPKFGIAQPGYYAAYAVVTAGLLGGGFWFFLNRVWPTLAQGAIKRSAQKGMFTETFITLRDDALYVKTKDGEGRMAWKSVERAEEDEGYIYLFMGGLNAFIIPKRGFEGDGADATKKIQELTKK comes from the coding sequence ATGCCCGATATCACCGCCCGATTCACCCTCACCGGCGAGGACTACGAGTCCTACCTTCGCTACTACTACGCCCACACGAAAAAAGGGCGTCGCCAGATGCGGCGCATGTATTTCGTGGGGCTGATTCTCTATGTGTGGTTCATGATCATGGAATACGACCACCCGAAGTTTGGCATCGCCCAACCGGGTTATTACGCCGCCTACGCGGTCGTCACCGCCGGGCTCCTCGGCGGCGGCTTCTGGTTTTTCCTCAACCGCGTCTGGCCCACCCTCGCCCAGGGCGCGATAAAGCGTTCGGCGCAGAAGGGGATGTTCACCGAAACTTTCATCACCCTGAGAGACGACGCCCTCTATGTAAAAACCAAAGACGGCGAAGGGCGAATGGCCTGGAAAAGCGTGGAGCGCGCCGAGGAAGACGAAGGGTACATCTACCTGTTCATGGGCGGGCTGAACGCCTTCATCATCCCGAAGCGCGGCTTTGAAGGGGATGGGGCGGACGCAACAAAGAAGATTCAAGAACTCACGAAAAAGTAG
- a CDS encoding transposase: MTCTVYHWAPVFTRPDTVAILLDGFDYLMGEGLVVYAYVVLDNHVHFIARSPNLEKTITRLKYNTGRQLLKFLNDHNVRVMLDHFDFYPRYRKDERDVQFWQESVHPELILNDTMMAEKIRYIHENPVKRGYVDRPEHWRYSSARNYAGERGLLRVTRADGV, translated from the coding sequence ATGACGTGCACGGTCTATCACTGGGCGCCCGTGTTCACGCGGCCCGACACCGTGGCAATTCTCCTCGACGGCTTCGACTACCTCATGGGCGAAGGCCTCGTGGTGTATGCCTATGTCGTCCTGGATAACCACGTTCACTTTATCGCCCGGAGCCCAAATCTGGAAAAGACCATCACGCGCCTCAAATACAACACAGGACGGCAGTTGTTGAAATTTCTCAACGACCACAACGTCCGCGTGATGCTGGACCACTTCGATTTCTATCCGCGTTACCGCAAGGACGAGCGGGATGTGCAGTTTTGGCAGGAAAGCGTACATCCCGAGTTGATCCTGAACGATACGATGATGGCGGAGAAGATTCGTTACATCCACGAGAACCCGGTTAAGCGGGGGTACGTGGACAGGCCCGAGCACTGGCGCTATTCCAGCGCCCGGAACTACGCGGGCGAGCGCGGGCTCTTGCGGGTGACGAGGGCGGACGGTGTATAG
- a CDS encoding tetratricopeptide repeat protein: MDRGNETFSLSFLRSLWLIPLLFSLCGCYEDPRETTYTPKTQAVTAYEAAQTALKSGATDEALAQARAAHEADPAFDAASFLLASLLGRAGQFEEAIEISATLTARSPNFVQAHLLQGILWDRSGNSDAANTSYDAALRCFAALPESDRARPETGLYEALTTFLRHGKLEGVKAANRLLAIYPDYEPALYVKSCMLDKDRGFLLRWFSEHNGDRPREDG, translated from the coding sequence GTGGACCGTGGTAACGAGACTTTTTCTCTTTCGTTCTTGCGCTCTTTGTGGTTAATCCCTCTCCTCTTCTCCCTTTGCGGTTGCTACGAGGATCCCCGCGAGACCACATACACGCCCAAGACCCAGGCCGTGACGGCGTATGAAGCCGCCCAAACCGCCCTAAAATCGGGCGCCACCGACGAGGCCCTCGCGCAGGCTCGAGCGGCCCATGAGGCGGATCCCGCCTTTGACGCGGCGTCCTTCCTCCTCGCGAGTCTACTCGGGCGTGCCGGACAATTCGAGGAAGCCATAGAGATCAGCGCCACCCTGACCGCCCGTTCGCCGAATTTTGTACAGGCCCATCTGCTCCAAGGTATACTATGGGACCGATCGGGAAATTCGGACGCGGCCAACACCAGCTATGACGCGGCCCTGCGCTGTTTTGCGGCACTGCCGGAGTCGGATCGCGCCCGCCCGGAAACTGGACTGTACGAGGCCCTGACCACCTTTCTCCGTCATGGGAAACTGGAGGGCGTCAAGGCTGCAAACCGGCTGCTGGCAATATATCCGGACTATGAACCGGCCTTGTATGTGAAGTCCTGCATGCTGGACAAGGATCGCGGCTTCCTGCTGCGCTGGTTCTCCGAACACAACGGAGACAGGCCACGGGAAGACGGCTGA
- a CDS encoding DUF4177 domain-containing protein, translating into MADGWEYKTLSVNVIHGHVQESCDLDTQLSALGSEGWELVAVTPLQIEDKTACLIHHFRRPEERTRKAGFAP; encoded by the coding sequence ATGGCAGACGGTTGGGAATACAAGACACTCTCGGTGAATGTAATCCACGGGCACGTTCAAGAGAGCTGCGATCTCGATACGCAACTCTCGGCGCTCGGCAGCGAAGGCTGGGAGCTGGTGGCGGTGACGCCCCTGCAAATTGAAGATAAGACCGCCTGCCTTATCCATCACTTCCGCAGACCGGAAGAGCGCACGCGCAAGGCAGGCTTTGCGCCCTGA
- a CDS encoding arginine N-succinyltransferase translates to MTDQSPTPPPTAPASAPKRRFGCMQILGIILAAALLSAIAAGVWVKYNVYASAFKTTTLSEEEEAAFAEKLARLEAAGASAAPPGSNVAEPEPYSEDDAKREIRITERELNAIIDKNPEWADRVAIDISRDLLSVVLLVPVDPEFPVIGGTTARITAGATLRFENDKPVVIVRGISIGGVPLPSAWMGDLKNKDLVQEFGGQGGFWDGLSRGVEAIKLEDGNLYLKLRE, encoded by the coding sequence ATGACAGATCAAAGTCCGACCCCACCCCCAACGGCACCCGCCTCCGCACCGAAACGCCGCTTCGGCTGCATGCAAATTCTGGGGATCATCCTCGCCGCCGCGCTGCTTTCCGCCATCGCTGCGGGCGTCTGGGTCAAGTACAACGTCTACGCCTCGGCTTTCAAGACCACGACCCTTTCGGAGGAAGAAGAGGCGGCCTTCGCCGAGAAACTGGCCAGGCTGGAAGCGGCGGGCGCATCCGCAGCCCCCCCTGGCAGCAACGTGGCCGAGCCGGAGCCCTACTCGGAAGATGACGCCAAGCGGGAAATCCGCATCACGGAGAGAGAGCTCAACGCGATTATCGACAAGAACCCGGAGTGGGCGGATCGCGTGGCCATCGACATCTCTCGTGATTTGTTGAGCGTTGTATTGCTCGTTCCGGTGGACCCCGAGTTTCCGGTCATCGGCGGGACCACGGCCCGAATCACGGCCGGGGCAACCCTCCGCTTTGAAAACGACAAGCCCGTCGTTATCGTGCGCGGCATCAGCATTGGTGGTGTACCCCTGCCCTCGGCCTGGATGGGCGACCTGAAGAACAAGGATCTGGTTCAGGAATTCGGCGGCCAGGGCGGCTTCTGGGACGGACTCTCCCGGGGCGTGGAAGCCATCAAACTGGAAGACGGAAATCTTTACCTCAAGCTGCGGGAGTGA
- a CDS encoding DUF2088 domain-containing protein: MLIQKIAENDFLNEDEIRATVTEACASMDVDNKRVLFIIPDSTRSMPLPLLFRVLFDALHDRVAKMDYLIALGTHPPMPESAINHMLGVTAEERSGQFAGVGIFNHAWRDPASLTTIGRLTEDDIEEISGGLLRESVEVTINKRVLDYDLICIVGPVFPHEVVGFSGGYKYFFPGVAGEAILDVFHWLGALITNYKINGTKDTPVRAVINRAASLVPTKTMCFCLTVVRKDTKAVFFGEPLEAWSAAADLSSQTHIIYKKKPFKTVLAIAPPMYDEIWVAGKCMYKLEPVVADGGELIIYGGHIHEVSVTHDVMIKKVGYHVRDYFTKQAERFADIPGTIKAHSTHVRGNGTFEDGVEKPRVDVTLATSIPEEICKQINLGYRDINTIDVSAYEGREDEGILVVHNAGEILYRIEGE; the protein is encoded by the coding sequence ATGTTAATTCAGAAAATCGCCGAAAACGATTTCCTCAACGAAGATGAAATTCGAGCCACGGTCACCGAGGCCTGCGCCTCCATGGACGTGGACAACAAGCGGGTGCTTTTCATCATCCCCGACAGCACGCGGAGCATGCCGCTGCCGCTGCTGTTCCGCGTGCTCTTTGATGCGCTGCACGACCGCGTGGCGAAGATGGACTACCTCATCGCGCTGGGCACCCACCCCCCCATGCCGGAATCGGCGATCAATCATATGCTCGGCGTGACGGCGGAAGAGCGGTCCGGGCAATTCGCCGGCGTGGGCATCTTCAACCATGCGTGGCGCGATCCAGCGTCGCTCACCACCATCGGCCGCCTCACCGAGGACGACATAGAAGAGATTTCGGGCGGGCTGCTACGGGAGTCGGTCGAGGTCACCATCAATAAGCGTGTGCTGGACTATGACCTGATCTGCATCGTCGGACCGGTATTCCCCCATGAGGTGGTGGGCTTCAGCGGCGGTTACAAGTACTTTTTCCCGGGTGTGGCGGGCGAAGCCATTCTGGATGTGTTCCACTGGCTCGGCGCGCTGATCACGAACTACAAGATCAACGGCACCAAGGACACGCCGGTTCGGGCCGTCATCAACCGGGCCGCCAGCCTGGTGCCCACGAAAACGATGTGCTTCTGCCTCACGGTGGTACGCAAGGACACGAAGGCCGTCTTTTTCGGCGAGCCTCTGGAAGCCTGGAGCGCGGCGGCGGATCTGTCTTCGCAGACCCATATCATCTACAAGAAGAAGCCCTTCAAGACGGTGCTGGCCATCGCCCCGCCCATGTACGACGAGATCTGGGTCGCGGGAAAATGCATGTACAAGCTGGAGCCCGTGGTGGCGGATGGCGGCGAGCTGATCATTTACGGCGGTCACATTCACGAGGTGAGCGTAACCCACGACGTGATGATCAAGAAGGTAGGCTACCACGTGCGCGACTATTTCACGAAGCAGGCCGAGCGCTTTGCGGATATTCCCGGTACGATCAAGGCTCATTCAACCCACGTGCGCGGGAACGGCACCTTTGAAGACGGTGTGGAAAAGCCCCGCGTCGATGTGACGCTGGCCACTTCGATACCGGAGGAAATCTGCAAGCAGATCAACCTGGGCTACCGCGATATCAACACGATTGACGTGTCGGCGTACGAGGGCCGGGAGGACGAGGGGATTCTGGTGGTGCACAACGCCGGGGAAATCCTTTATCGGATCGAGGGCGAGTAG
- a CDS encoding diphosphate--fructose-6-phosphate 1-phosphotransferase — protein MGKNVIVAQSGGPSPVINSSLRGVIDGCKAFPNAFGTIYGGWHGIEGVLKEELLDLSAQSEDEVALLRYTPAAGAIGTCRYKLKDKQTEDFDRIIAVMKAHDIGYFFYNGGNDSMDTANKVAKLAHERGLDLIAVGVPKTIDNDVGDSEFKLIDHTPGYGSVARYWMGIVQNANEENAGSSPADPVLVIQAMGRQIGYIPAAARLADPKRELPLQIYMRESAVSAEEMCDNINDQLRKDGRCVVVVSEGFDVGDLGEVKDSFGHAQFGASKLTVAQKVVNLLNDRGLATRGAARGQVPGCDQRDTCTYASVVDLDEAYRVGQKAAEIAASGENGWMSTILRKPGLIYNVEYDKVPLELVANSERTFPEAWIAPNKIDVTDEFLKYATPLIGEDWASVPVINGRQRFTRFVPKFAEKKLPAYQLQAARD, from the coding sequence ATGGGAAAGAATGTCATCGTCGCACAGTCCGGCGGCCCCAGCCCGGTGATCAACAGTTCGCTGCGCGGCGTCATCGACGGCTGCAAGGCCTTCCCCAATGCCTTCGGGACGATCTACGGCGGCTGGCACGGCATCGAGGGTGTGCTTAAGGAGGAACTGCTCGACCTCTCGGCACAGTCCGAAGACGAAGTGGCCCTGCTTCGTTACACCCCGGCTGCGGGCGCCATCGGCACGTGCCGCTACAAACTCAAAGACAAGCAGACCGAAGATTTTGATCGCATCATTGCCGTGATGAAGGCCCACGACATCGGCTACTTCTTCTACAACGGCGGCAACGACTCGATGGACACGGCCAACAAGGTGGCGAAGCTGGCCCACGAACGCGGGCTGGACCTGATTGCCGTTGGCGTGCCCAAGACCATCGATAATGATGTAGGCGACTCCGAATTCAAGCTCATCGACCACACGCCCGGCTACGGCAGCGTGGCGCGCTACTGGATGGGCATCGTTCAGAACGCAAACGAAGAAAACGCCGGATCCTCCCCCGCCGACCCCGTGCTGGTGATCCAGGCGATGGGCCGCCAAATCGGCTACATCCCGGCTGCGGCGCGTCTGGCCGATCCGAAGCGCGAGCTGCCCCTCCAGATTTACATGCGCGAGTCCGCCGTGAGCGCCGAGGAAATGTGCGACAACATCAATGACCAGCTCCGCAAGGATGGCCGTTGCGTGGTGGTGGTGAGCGAAGGCTTCGACGTGGGCGACCTCGGCGAAGTGAAGGACTCCTTCGGCCACGCCCAGTTCGGCGCGTCCAAGCTGACGGTGGCGCAGAAGGTGGTAAATCTGTTGAATGATCGTGGCCTCGCCACGCGCGGCGCGGCCCGGGGTCAGGTGCCCGGCTGCGATCAACGCGACACCTGCACATACGCTTCCGTGGTGGACCTGGACGAGGCCTACCGCGTGGGACAGAAGGCTGCGGAAATCGCGGCGAGCGGCGAGAACGGCTGGATGTCCACCATCCTGCGCAAGCCGGGCCTCATTTACAACGTCGAATACGACAAAGTGCCGTTGGAGCTCGTGGCCAACTCCGAGCGCACCTTCCCGGAAGCGTGGATTGCGCCGAACAAGATCGACGTCACCGACGAGTTCCTGAAGTATGCCACGCCGCTCATCGGCGAGGACTGGGCGAGCGTGCCGGTCATCAATGGCCGCCAGCGCTTCACCCGCTTCGTACCGAAGTTTGCCGAGAAGAAACTTCCCGCGTATCAGCTTCAGGCGGCGCGGGACTAA
- the gnd gene encoding decarboxylating NADP(+)-dependent phosphogluconate dehydrogenase, whose product MSTMNIGLIGLAVMGENLVLNMERNGYGVAVYNRTIEKVDAFTAGRAKGKNIKGCHSIKELCESLEKPRRVMMLVKAGSAVDDFIEQLIPHLEKGDIIIDGGNTYFPDTIRRAKYLEEKGLLFIGTGVSGGEEGALMGPSIMPGGSKEAWAHVKGIFQSISAKVADGSPCCEFIGADGAGHYVKMVHNGIEYGDMQMICEVYSIMKGLLGLSAPEQAEVFANWNKTELDSYLIEITAEILAKMDDETGKPMVDVILDTAGQKGTGKWTSTSGLDLGAPVPTVAEAVFARCLSAIKGERVAASKILTGPSASPIDIDKAEALENLRQALYMSKICSYAQGFQLIQYAAKEYKWDLNYGDIALMWRGGCIIRAQFLDEIKKAFDADPNCVNLLLVPYFKAAVDKAQPALRWAVSEAVKHGIPTPTLSSAIAYYDSYRAEVLPANLLQAQRDYFGAHTYERTDKPRGEFFHTNWTGRGGDTASTTYNV is encoded by the coding sequence ATGAGTACAATGAATATCGGGCTGATTGGCCTCGCCGTCATGGGCGAGAACCTGGTCCTGAATATGGAACGCAACGGCTACGGCGTGGCCGTCTACAATCGCACGATCGAAAAAGTGGACGCCTTCACGGCGGGCCGCGCCAAGGGCAAAAACATCAAGGGCTGTCACAGCATTAAGGAGCTGTGCGAAAGCCTGGAGAAGCCCCGACGCGTGATGATGCTGGTGAAGGCCGGCAGCGCGGTCGATGATTTCATCGAGCAGCTTATTCCCCACCTTGAAAAAGGCGACATCATCATCGACGGCGGCAACACCTATTTCCCCGACACGATCCGCCGCGCGAAATATCTCGAAGAGAAGGGCCTGCTTTTCATCGGCACCGGCGTCTCCGGCGGCGAAGAAGGCGCGCTCATGGGTCCCTCCATCATGCCCGGCGGCTCGAAAGAAGCCTGGGCCCACGTGAAGGGCATTTTCCAGTCCATCTCCGCCAAGGTGGCCGACGGGTCGCCCTGCTGCGAGTTCATCGGCGCGGACGGCGCCGGCCACTACGTGAAGATGGTGCACAACGGCATCGAGTACGGCGATATGCAGATGATCTGCGAGGTGTACTCCATCATGAAAGGCCTGCTCGGCCTCTCCGCGCCGGAGCAGGCGGAGGTTTTCGCGAACTGGAACAAAACCGAGCTGGACAGCTACCTCATCGAGATCACGGCCGAAATCCTCGCGAAGATGGACGACGAAACCGGCAAGCCCATGGTCGATGTGATCCTGGACACGGCCGGCCAGAAGGGGACAGGCAAGTGGACCTCCACCAGCGGCCTGGATCTCGGCGCACCCGTCCCCACGGTGGCCGAGGCCGTGTTTGCGCGCTGCCTCTCGGCGATCAAGGGCGAACGCGTGGCCGCTTCCAAAATTCTCACCGGCCCCTCCGCCTCCCCCATCGACATCGACAAGGCCGAAGCGCTGGAAAACCTGCGCCAGGCCCTCTACATGTCGAAAATCTGCTCCTACGCCCAGGGCTTCCAGCTCATCCAGTATGCGGCGAAGGAATACAAGTGGGATCTCAACTACGGCGATATCGCCCTCATGTGGCGCGGTGGTTGCATCATACGCGCCCAGTTCCTGGACGAGATCAAGAAGGCCTTCGACGCGGACCCCAACTGCGTGAACCTGCTCCTCGTGCCCTATTTCAAGGCGGCGGTGGACAAGGCACAGCCGGCATTGCGCTGGGCGGTTTCCGAGGCGGTAAAGCACGGCATCCCCACGCCGACCCTCTCCTCCGCCATCGCCTACTACGACAGCTACCGCGCGGAAGTGCTGCCCGCCAACCTGCTCCAGGCCCAGCGCGATTACTTCGGCGCCCACACCTACGAGCGCACGGATAAGCCGCGCGGCGAGTTCTTCCACACCAACTGGACTGGTCGCGGCGGCGATACAGCCTCGACGACCTACAACGTGTAA
- the hemN gene encoding oxygen-independent coproporphyrinogen III oxidase, translating to MEVTRELLDRYDRPGPRYTSYPTAPEWSHDFGAADYGRALDRAAENSAEPLSLYVHLPFCWERCHFCGCNVVISKHPEVSEKYLQYVYQEIGMASKRLGNRKTIKQLHWGGGTPTYQSVEQIKALHGVLTREFDFAPDAEVALEVDPRVTSLEQLQTLRALGFNRISMGVQDLDPAVQATINRNQTEEQTRTLFNRCRDLGFSGINIDLIYGLPDQTPETWAKTIETVIDIRPDRLAVYSYAHLPEQIKHQRKMDERPRPTGAEKYDLFAIARRLFVAAGYRIIGMDHFALPTDELAVALNERRLHRNFMGYTVVPAEDMVAFGVSGIGEVGGAYAQNEKRPAMYYKALDEGVFPTLCGAWLTEDDAIRRWTIRQLMCNFYLDFAVLKSRFGVDYDAYFADEESRLQEFYQEQFMVRDASGLTVLPLGQAFVRNVAMVFDAHLKKPAHFKNFSRTI from the coding sequence CTGGAGGTCACCCGAGAACTGTTGGACCGCTATGATCGGCCGGGGCCTCGCTATACGAGTTATCCGACGGCTCCGGAATGGAGCCACGACTTTGGCGCTGCGGATTACGGTCGTGCGCTCGACCGCGCCGCCGAAAACAGCGCCGAGCCCCTCTCCCTCTATGTGCATCTGCCCTTCTGCTGGGAGCGTTGCCACTTCTGCGGCTGCAATGTGGTCATTTCCAAGCATCCGGAGGTCTCCGAGAAATACCTCCAGTACGTTTATCAGGAAATCGGCATGGCCTCGAAGCGCCTGGGCAACCGCAAGACCATCAAACAACTCCACTGGGGCGGCGGCACACCGACCTATCAGTCCGTGGAGCAGATAAAGGCCCTTCATGGTGTGCTGACGCGCGAGTTCGACTTCGCGCCCGATGCGGAGGTCGCGCTGGAGGTCGATCCACGGGTCACTTCGCTTGAGCAACTCCAGACCCTGCGCGCTCTGGGATTCAATCGAATCAGCATGGGCGTTCAGGACCTGGATCCCGCTGTTCAGGCCACCATCAATCGCAATCAGACGGAAGAACAGACCCGCACCCTGTTCAATCGATGCCGCGATCTCGGTTTCTCCGGCATCAACATCGACCTCATTTATGGTCTGCCCGACCAGACGCCGGAAACCTGGGCGAAGACCATCGAAACGGTCATCGACATCCGGCCCGACCGCCTCGCGGTATACAGCTACGCCCACCTGCCCGAACAGATCAAGCACCAGCGGAAGATGGACGAACGTCCGCGCCCCACGGGCGCGGAGAAATATGATCTCTTCGCCATCGCCCGGCGACTTTTTGTGGCCGCGGGCTATCGCATCATCGGCATGGACCATTTCGCGCTGCCGACGGATGAACTTGCGGTAGCGCTGAATGAGCGACGCCTGCACCGCAATTTCATGGGTTATACGGTTGTGCCTGCCGAGGATATGGTCGCCTTTGGCGTATCCGGGATTGGTGAAGTGGGCGGGGCCTATGCCCAGAATGAGAAACGTCCCGCAATGTACTACAAGGCCCTGGACGAAGGGGTTTTCCCAACGCTCTGCGGCGCCTGGCTCACGGAAGACGACGCCATACGCCGCTGGACCATTCGCCAGCTCATGTGTAATTTCTACCTCGATTTTGCCGTGCTCAAAAGCCGTTTCGGCGTGGACTATGATGCCTATTTTGCCGATGAAGAGTCGCGGCTCCAGGAGTTCTACCAGGAACAGTTCATGGTGCGGGATGCCAGTGGTTTGACGGTGTTGCCCCTGGGCCAGGCTTTCGTGCGCAATGTGGCTATGGTTTTCGATGCGCACCTGAAGAAGCCAGCGCATTTTAAGAATTTTTCGAGAACGATTTAG